A window of the Ostrea edulis chromosome 1, xbOstEdul1.1, whole genome shotgun sequence genome harbors these coding sequences:
- the LOC125663782 gene encoding protein ABHD15-like, whose protein sequence is MLVAPGICTFGTMFEIIVIGCILYIVYNIFRSVLEKDSVPELFCKESQLNAYLINQCTNLKRPFRPTAWACNAHIQTFLGLFIQRNNVIYEREYLQLLDKGIVALDWCRLRDYPPKRTSSIVIVLPGQADDRKSVRILCSEACKRGFRVVVINSRGHGNSYLATSRFQSFGDPTDLRQCVMYINRKFPKANITAVGVGSGSALLFSYLGEFGSSTRLKAAAFISPLYEIDQEYLESVLKFYQCVILCALKLTLSCHAKALSKSVDLQSAFTSWNLLQYIEKVYCDPLGYSSVEDFLEKNNPLRDVDDIAIPLMCINSQDDPVCPQDHIPFDIFNYYPNMLLVSTKNGGHCGFWEGVVPRSWSVDLALEYLSTVIDFTLNNNRETEGVK, encoded by the coding sequence ATGTTGGTAGCACCAGGAATATGCACATTTGGGACAATGTTCGAAATTATTGTGATTGGCTGTATCCTCTACATAGTCTACAATATCTTTCGAAGTGTTTTAGAAAAGGACAGTGTGCCAGAACTTTTCTGTAAAGAATCTCAGCTGAATGCATATTTGATAAACCAGTGCACAAACCTTAAGCGTCCATTCCGCCCAACAGCATGGGCGTGCAATGCTCACATACAAACCTTTCTTGGACTTTTTATCCAAAGGAATAATGTTATATATGAGAGAGAATACCTACAGCTTTTAGATAAAGGGATCGTTGCTTTAGACTGGTGTAGATTACGTGACTATCCTCCGAAGAGAACCAGTTCAATCGTCATTGTACTTCCGGGTCAAGCCGACGACAGGAAGAGTGTTCGAATATTGTGTTCAGAAGCATGCAAGAGAGGTTTTCGTGTTGTTGTGATAAATTCCCGTGGTCATGGAAATAGCTACCTGGCAACAAGTAGATTTCAGAGTTTTGGTGATCCGACTGATTTAAGACAGTGTGTGATGTATATAAACCGGAAGTTCCCTAAAGCTAACATCACTGCTGTGGGGGTGGGATCAGGGTCGGCATTATTATTCTCGTATCTAGGTGAATTTGGTTCCTCCACCCGTTTAAAAGCTGCTGCTTTCATATCTCCGCTATATGAAATAGACCAGGAATATTTAGAgagtgttttaaaattttatcagTGTGTCATATTATGTGCTCTTAAACTGACTTTATCATGCCATGCTAAAGCGTTGTCGAAATCAGTTGACCTCCAGTCAGCTTTTACTTCATGGAATTTACTTCAATACATCGAGAAGGTTTACTGCGATCCACTTGGATATTCGTCAGTGGAAGACTTTCTAGAGAAGAATAACCCACTTCGGGACGTAGATGACATTGCTATACCTCTAATGTGCATAAATAGCCAGGATGACCCTGTGTGTCCTCAAGACCATATCCCCTTCGATATTTTCAATTACTACCCGAATATGCTGTTGGTTTCTACAAAAAATGGCGGACACTGTGGTTTCTGGGAGGGCGTGGTCCCTCGATCGTGGTCCGTGGATCTCGCCCTAGAGTATTTGTCTACAGTAATCGATTTTACTCTGAACAACAACAGGGAAACTGAAGGCGTAAAATGA